The Palleronia sp. THAF1 genome contains the following window.
GTCTCCGAGATCACGGAATCCAACGGTTCCTCCTCGATGGCTTCTGTCTGCGGCGGCTCGCTGTCGATGATGGACGCGGGCGTTCCGCTGAAGGCACCGGTGGCCGGTGTGGCCATGGGCCTGATCCTGGAAGAAGATGGCGACTACGCGATCCTGACCGACATCCTGGGTGACGAAGACCACCTGGGCGACATGGACTTCAAGGTTGCGGGCACCGCCAACGGCATCACCTCGCTGCAGATGGACATCAAGGTCGCCGGTATCACGCCAGAGATCATGTCCAAGGCGCTGGAGCAGGCGAAAGCCGGCCGGATGCACATCCTGGGCGAGATGAACAAGGCGCTGTCCGAAGCGTCCGAGTTCTCCGAGCATGCGCCCCGGATCGAGACGATGCAGATCCCCACCGACAAGATCCGTGAAGTTATCGGATCGGGCGGCAAGGTGATCCGCGAGATCGTGGAAGTGTCCGGTGCCAAGGTCGACATCAACGACGACGGTGTCATCAAGATCGCGTCCTCGAATGGTGACCAGATCCAGAAGGCCTACGACATGATCTACTCGATCGTGGCAGAGCCGGAAGAGGGCAAGGTCTACAAGGGCACGGTCGTCAAGATCGTCGACTTCGGCGCCTTCGTGAACTTCTTCGGCAAGCGCGATGGCCTGGTCCACGTGTCCCAGATCGAGAACAAGCGCCTGAACCATCCGTCGGACGTGCTAAAGGAAGGCCAGGAAGTTTGGGTTAAACTTCTGGGCTTCGACGATCGCGGCAAGGTCCGTCTGGCCATGAAGATGGTCAACCAGGAAACCGGCGAAGAAGAAGCCCCGGCAGACGCCGAAGGCTGAGCCCCCATGCGCGCATGACGCTGACCTACCTAGAACACCTCAACGGCAGCCTCCCCGATCCGGGGGGGCTTCTATGCGTTGCGCTGATTCATAATGAAGCAGCGTTGCTACCGGAGTTTCTTCGCCACTACAGGGACTTGGGAGTGACGAGTTTCGTAATCGTGGACGATCGCTCGGATGACGGGACTTATGACTTACTGGAGGCAGCAGATGACGTCGCCGCGTTCGCGCCAGTGGCGGGGTCGACATACGCAGAACACAAGCGCAAGTGGCGATCGGAACTGCTTGATAAATTCTGTGCAGGTCGTTGGGCCATAGTTCCCGACATCGACGAACATATGGTCTTCGCTGGAATGGAGCATGGCGGCCTTCCTAAGCTTGTCGACGCCTTGGACGCAGACGGATGCGAAGCCGCGCAAGCAACGATGATCGATATGTACGCCGATGGCACTTTGGGCGACATGAACTATTCTAACGGGCGCTTGACCGACGCTTTCCCACTGTTCGACGCGCCTGACTGCTACCATCGCCTCGCCGCGCCTAAGCGATTCCGCCGCAAATTTCCGACTCCTTTCTTTATGGTAGTAGGCGGCATGCGACAGCGGGTGTTCGAGCCGGTGGCGTTTGATAGATCGAAGTGGACCCATCGCGCCTTCCTAGATTTCGCCGCGATCGAAAATGGGTTCGTGTCGACCGCTGGCGATCGCGTGAAAGCTGTGGCGCTGCGTCAGTTGGTGCGCAGCACTCTCGCAGACCGGCCGCTTTTCAATCTGACTAAGATTCCGCTCGTGAAATGGCGCAGAGGAATGACTTACTACAATGGCGCTCATGCCCTGTCCGGGCAGCTTGCTCTCTCAAAGCGCCGCTTGGCGCTGCTTCACTTCAACTTCGCAGGCGGCATGAGCGCGATACGTTACAAATCTGCCCGTGGCCAACATGCTGCCGGTAGTAACTTCTACAGACGGATTGAGGATGGCAGACCAGAGACGACGGCCCTACTCTTTGATCGTTCGCTGCACTACGTTCAACCGCAATCGCTGGGATCGCTCATTTCTTAAGCGAAGCTTCCAAGCCGTAGCTGCGAGCAACGCGGCTACTAGTTCCCGACACTACATAAAGGGGCTCGCAGAATGCGTGTTCGTATTTTTAAGGACCTCGAGAAAACGCTGCCGGAGGATCGGTTCGTCGCGTGGACCAATTTGCGCGGTCGCTACCGCGGCAAGCAGCATTATGTGTCCTCCGTGCCGAGCGAGCCGGAAGGCATCCTGATCGCTCAGGATAAGTTCGACCGGATTTATTTCTGCCGCCGTCCGCGCCACAACCGATACAAGAACGGCATCATGAACCGAGTCGATTTTTTGGCTCACGAGTATCACCTGGATCGGCTGACGGACCTGCGCGGCGGCACCTTCATCGACTGCGGCGCGAATGTGGGAGAGCTGGGCCTGTGGGCCAAGGTGCGCGGCTTCTCCTATATTCCGTTCGAGCCTGAGGATTTGGAAGCGCGTTGCGTCGATCTGAACGTGTTCGACGGGGCCGACACCTGCCATCGCAAAGGCCTGTGGAACGAGACGACGACGCTGCAATTTCATAGCAGCCCCGACAGCGCCGACAGTTCGCTGATCGCGTTCGAGGGCAGCACGCAGACTGCCAAATTGGAGGTCGTGCGGTTGGATGATGCCGTGGATCTGTCCACCGCTGACGGTCCCGTGATCTTCAAGCTGGAAGCCGAAGGCGCAGAGCCAGAGGTGCTGGAAGGCGCGAAAGACAGCCTCGCGCATATCGACTGGGTCGCGGTCGATTGCGGATATGAGCGCGGCCCCGACAAGCAGCACACATTCGTCGAGACGAACACCGCGCTCGTCGACCACGGTTTCCGCTTGGTTGCCGCGCAGTTCGGGCGCGTGACGGCGCTTTACGGACGCCCAGGCGCGACCTGATCTGTGACGCGCGTCCTGCACATCCATTTCGGCAAAGAAGGCGGCGCAGAGCGGTTTTTCGTGAACCTTGCCACCGCTTTTGACAAGCGAGGAGTCGAACAGCGGTTCGTCATCCGCCCCAACCGCAGTTGGGGCGACGCGATTGCCGCGCTCGGCCCGGTGCGTCACAGCAACTTCCAGCGGTTGTCGCCGATGCGCTCCCTCGTGCGCGCCCATATTCGCAAGACCTGCCGTGACTGGCAGCCGGATGCGGTGATGGCCTGGATGCACCGCGCCGCGCAGGCTCTGCCACCGTCGCATGATGGTGTGCGCCTGTGTCGGCTGGGAGACTACCCCGCAAACCTCAAACATTTTGACAACTGTGATGTCGTGGTCGGCAATGTCCCCGGCATCGCGCAACGGCTGGATGATCTGGGCTGGAGCGGCGGGCGCACGGTGGTGTCGAATTTTCCCAAGCCGGTGACGCCCCGGCCTGTGTCTCGTGCCGACCACGATACGCCCGAAGATGTGCCGCTCTTGGTCACCGGCGGGCGATTCGTGCCGCGAAAGGGCATGGACATTGCGATCCGCGCCGCCGCCCGCATTCCCGGCCTGTGGCTGTGGCTGATCGGTGACGGTCAAGAGCGCGCTGCACTGGAGGCTCTTGCCCGCGAACTTGGCATCGCCGACCGCACCCGTTTCATCGGCTGGGTGGACGAGACGATCCATTACATCGCCGCCGGAAACCTGTTCCTTCTGCCCTCGCGCCACGAGCCGCTTGGCAATATCCTGTTGGAGGCCTGGCAAGCTGGCGTACCGGCCATCTCGACCCGGTGCGAGGGGCCATCGTGGTTCATGCGCGACGGTGTCGATGGGCCGATGGTGGATATCGATGACATAGACGCGACCGTGACCGCCCTGCAGGCTCTTCTGGACGACCCGGCACGCGCACAGCGCCACGCGGCTTCGGCGACAGAGCGACTGCAGCAGATGTTTACCGAGGACGCCATTGTCGACGAATATATGCGCCTGTTCGCCATGACACCAAGTGAAGCAAGGGCCCTTCGATGAGCTTGGAAGCGTTTCTCATCAACCTTGACGGCTCCGACGCGCGACTGGCCACAGCCGCCAGCCAGTTGGACAGGATCGGGATGAAGTGGTCTCGAGTGCCTGCGGTGGACGGGCGCGGCAAGCCGACGTCTGATTTCCCGCAATACGATGATGCCGCCTGTCGCCGCTACATGGGCCGGTCGATGACGGGCGCGGAGATCGCGTGCCACCTTAGCCACGCGCGTGCCGCAGAAACCTTCCTGCACAGCGGGGCCAGCCACGGCCTGATCCTGGAAGACGATTTCACCCTGATTGCCGATGGCCCGACGCTGACCACGGTGTGCGAATGGCTGATGGCCGAAAGCGCGCTCGACTGGCAGATCGCGAACCTTGGCGCGCACAAGAACAAGATCAGCACAGAGATCGCGTCAGTCGAAGGCCACGCCATCCTGCGCGCGCATTACTTTCCGATGCTCGCCACCGCGATCCTGTGGACGCGGCCCGCAGCAAAGACGTTCGTTGCCGATGCCGCGCGCTTGTTCTGTCCTGCGGACAACCAGCTGCGCTACTGGCAGACCCGCACGGACGGTGGCCTTTCGATCTGGCCCCCCCTGATCCGCGCGGGGGACCACCCCAGCGATATCGACAGCAAGAGCCGTCGCACCGACAAAGTCGAGCGCACGGCGACCTATGGGCTGGCCAAACAAAGACGCCTCTGGACCGACAAGATCATCGCGTTTCGGCACCAGAAGGGCCTTTGACCGGAAGGCCTGATAAATACTTCGTCAGCCGCGATACTTCCGCGCGCGACTGCACTATCCTAATTACCAAATGATCGACTTCCGAAGGACCGAATCGCATGGATAGAAGAGACTTCATTACCACCGGCCTTGCCGCTTTCGGTGCGGCTTTGGTAGGCGGCCCCGCCGCCTTCGCGCAGGACGCGGCACCGGCGAGCTCTGGCTTGCCGCCACACCTGCAGCCCAAGTTCGTGCAGCTGCGCTATGCCCTACCCGCGAACGAAGTGCACGTTTTCCCCGATCACTTCCAGCTGTTCTGGACGCTGCCGAACCGTCAGGCGTGGCGCTACGGCATCCGCGTGGGGCGCGCAGGCCTGTATGAACCCGGACAGTACTTCGTGGGTGCGAAGAAAGAGTGGCCTTCCTGGACGCCGACGCCCGACATGATCGCGCGCGAGCCGGAGAAATATAAGCAATACGAAGACGGCATGCCCGGCGGCCCCGGCAACCCCCTGGGCGCGCGTGCGCTGTATCTGTTCCAGGAAGGCCGCGGCGACACGTTCCTGCGCATCCATGGCACGGCTGACGTGAACACCATCGGCCGCGCGGTTTCGAACGGCTGTGCGGGCCTGACCAACGAGCATGTGAAACTGCTGTATGAGCAGGTTCCGATGAACACCCGTGTGGTGCTGTATCCCAAGATGGTCTGAACGACCGTCTCGGTTTCTGATACGCTGAAGGCGTCGCTCGCAGAGCGGCGCCTTTTTCATGTGTTAGCGCCCGAACTGCGACACTGCGGCTGTGCAGAGCGGGTGCATTCCGACGCAAAAGCGCTTATTTCCATCCCGACACCGACGAAAGGTAGGCGAATGGACACGTTTCTTGGATTGGACGCATTGGTGCTGGCCCGGATCCAGTTCGCCTTCACCGTCGCATTCCACTTCATCTTCCCGGCATTTACCATCGGATTGGCAAGCTTCCTTGCCGTCCTGAACGGCATTTGGCTGAAAACCGGAGAGCGTGTTTACTACCGCCTGTTCAAATACTGGGTGAAGATCTTCGCCATCTCTTTCGCGATGGGCGTCGTGTCGGGTATCGTGATGTCCTACCAGTTCGGCACCAACTGGTCCGTGTTCTCTGACCGCGCGGGGCCGGTGATCGGACCGCTGATGGCTTATGAGGTTCTGACCGCCTTCTTCCTGGAGGCCGGGTTTCTTGGCATCATGCTCTTCGGACGCGACAAGGTCGGCCCCACGCTGCACATGGTTGCCTGTCTGATGGTGGCCGTCGGCACGGCGATTTCTGCCACGTGGATCCTATCGGTCAATTCGTGGATGCACACGCCTGCGGGCTACGTGATGGGCGAGAACGGCCAGTTCCTGCCCGACGACTGGATGAAGATCATCTTCAACCCGTCCTTCCCCTACCGCCTGCTGCACACCCTGACGGCTGCCTATCTGGGCACAGCCTTTGTGGTCGGTGGCGTGGGCGCGTGGCACCTGCTGCGGGGCAAGCGCGACAACATCGCCGTGCGGCGCATGTTCTCGATGGCGATGTGGATGGCCGCGATCGTGGCCCCGTTGCAGATCGGCGCGGGCCACCTGCAGGGCATGAACACCTATGAGCATCAGCCGACCAAGGTGCTGGCGATGGAAGGTCACTTTGAAAGCAGCGAGGACGGTATTCCCCTGATCTTGTTCGGCATCCCGGACCAAGAGGCGCAGGAAATGCGCTACGAGCTTTCGATCCCACGCCTTGGCGGTCCGATCCTGGAAAAGGGCCTGAGCGCGTCCATGGACGGGCTTGATACCGTGCCGATCGACGAACAGCCGCCGGTCGCCATCGTGTTCTACTCGTTCCGCATCATGGTCGGGATCGGCTTCCTGATGGTGGCCGTCGGGTTCTGGTCGCTTTGGGCGCGCTACAAAGGGCGTCTGTATGAAGACAAGTGGCTGCACCGCGCGGGTGTGCTGATGGCGCCGTCCGGTCTGGTCGCGGTGATCGCGGGCTGGATTACGACAGAGGTGGGGCGCCAGCCCTACACCGTCTACGGCGTGATGCGCACGTCTGAATCCGTGTCGCCCATCGCCGCCTCTGCCGTCGGTACGTCGCTTCTGATCTTCATCGCCATCTACTTCGCGGTGTTCGGCGCAGGCATCCTGTACCTGCTGAAACTGATGAGCCGCGCGCCGGACGTCGGTGAGAAAGAAACCGACGACAGCGGCCCGATCCGAACGGGTGGCATCACGCCGGGCAGCCTGCCCGCAACGCAGCCTGCGGAATAGGATCGAGATATGGACATCGGACTGGGCATCAGCATCGACCTGACCATCGCGTGGGCCATCCTTCTGGCGTTTGCCGTCTACGTCTACGTCATCCTCGACGGGTTCGATCTGGGCATCGGCATCCTGTACCCCGCCTTCCCCGCGAAGGAAGACCGCGACCTGATGATGAACACGGTCGCACCCGTCTGGGACGGCAACGAGACGTGGCTGGTGCTGGGCGGCGGCGGACTATTTGCCGCTTTTCCCATGGCCTACGCGATCATTATGCCTGCGCTTTATCCGCCGATCATCGCGATGCTTCTGGCGCTTGTGTTCCGTGGGGTGGCGTTCGAGTTTCGCTGGAAGGCAGCCTCGGATTTCTCCCGTCGATTCTGGGACTGGGCGTTCATCGGCGGCTCGACCGTTGCTGCGCTCAGCCAAGGGATCATTCTGGGCGCTTTGCTTCAGGGGATAGAGGTCGACGGCCGCGCCTATGGCGGCGGCTGGCTGGACTGGCTGACGCCGTTCTCGGTCACCTGCGGCGTTGCGGTGATCTTCGGCTACGGTCTTCTGGGCGCGTGCTGGCTGAACTGGCGCACGACCGGCTACATGCGCGAGCAGTCCCGATATATCGCGCGAATGCTGGGTTTCGTCACCGTCGCCTTCATCGGCATCGTGTCCCTGTGGACGCCGTTTCTGGAGCAGGAGTATTTCCAGCGCTGGTTCGCATGGCCGTCGATCCTGCAAGTTCTGCCGATCCCCGCGCTCGTCATCGGCTTTGTGTTCATGCTGGGCCGAGAGTTGTATAACGAGGCGAACGACTGGATGCCCTTCGTGCTGACGCTGGGTCTGTTCGGGCTGTGCTTCCTTGGCCTTGGCGTGTGCATGTGGCCTTACATCATCCCCACCGAGGTCACGATGTTCGAGGCTGCGAGCCCGTTCAAATCGCAGCTTTTCATGTTCGTGGGCGCAATCATCCTGATACCGATCATCTTGGCCTACACCATCTATGCTTACTGGGTGTTCCGCGGGAAGCTGGAGCACGGTGAAGGCTACCACTGATGCTGCGCCGGGTAGCTTGGTTCGTAGCGATCTGGGTGCTGAGCGTCACGGCGTTGGGCATCGTCGCCTACGGCATCCGGTCCATGATCTTGTAGACAAGGCACGTTGCGAGCCTATCTGGCCGCGGATGAAGCATTTTCTGATCCGCCTCGCCGCACTGGCCCTGTTGGCCGCCCCTCTTCACGCGCAGGAAGACACGCCTGCCACAAGCCAGCCCGCCATCGGCGACGCGACAGAGGAGGCCGCCTTGAGTGGCACGCTGACCGTCGCCACCCGAGAGGCCCCGCCCTTCGCCTTTCGCGGCCCCGACAACGAATGGACCGGCATCGCCATCGAGATGTGGGCCGCGCTCGCCGACGAGCTGGACCTTGATTACACTTTGGAAGAGGCGTCGCTGGCCGACATGATCGAAGGCACCACCGATGGCCGCTTCGACGCCGCCGTCGCTGCGCTGACGATCACGCCCGAACGCGAGGGGCGGCTTGATTTTTCGTTCCCCTACTATTCAACAGGCCTTGGTATCGCGGTCGATCCCGGCGCGTCGGGCGGCTGGCTGCGCGTCGCGGCAAACTTCTTTTCGTGGCAATTTCTGACCGTGCTCGCCAGCCTATCCGCTGTCTTGTTGATCGCAGGCGCGGCCATGTGGTTTTTCGAGCGGGGAAAAAACGAAGAATTCCCCAAGGCCCCGGCAAAGGGCTTGGGAGACGGCTTCTGGTGGGCCGCGGTAACAATGACCACCGTGGGCTACGGCGACAAAAGCCCACGCACACTGGGCGGACGTATCGTCGGTTTCATCTGGATGTTCACCGCGATGATCATTGTCGCCAGCTTCACTGCCGCCATTGCTGCGTCGCTGACGGTCGGTCAGCTCGGCGGGCGCGTCGGCGGCCTTCAAGATCTGGACAGCGTGCGCGTGGGCGTGGTCGCGGACAGCGCGGGCCAGACAGAGTTGACCGAGCGGCGCATCGACAGTCAGGGGTTCGAGACCGTCAACGCAGGCTTCAACGCTCTTCTGGCGGGTGATATCGACGCCTTCGTTCACGACCGCCCGCTGATGCTGTTCACGGCCGATCAAGACTATCAGGGACAGGTTCGCATCCTTGACGATAACGTCGGCCGTCAGGACTACGGCGTCGCTCTGCCAGAGGGCGATGACCTACGTGAGCCGCTGAACCGCGCGTTGCTATCCTATGTGCGCAGCCCCGAGTGGGGTGCCCTTACGCGGCGCTATTTGGGGACGAACTGACGTCGCGCAATGCACGGCGGCGCTGATCCCACAGGTAGATCGCCAGCGTCACAACCACGATGGCCCCGCCGATCAAGCCGCGGGGGCCAACGGCCTCTCCGACGCCCCACCACACGACGATGGGACCAAGTACCGTTTCCAGCAGCAACACAAGGCTGACATTGGCGGCAACGGTGAAGCGGGAGGCAAGGTTGAAGCAGGTGAAGGACACCGGAAGGATGCAGATGCCCGTGACCCAGATCGCGGGCAGATAGCCGTCTGTCTGCGTCAATGGTCCGGCCAGCGACCAGCCGGTCGATCCCGCGATCAGCGCGCCGAGGCCGACGGTCAGCAGCACCGGCAGATCGGGTCGTGCGCGGTAAATGGTGAAGGTGCCCGACAGTGACACCGCGACGACCAGCCCGCAAAGTGCGCCCAGAACGGCGTTCGACCCGCCACCGCCCTCTCCCCAGACCGACAGACCGATCCCGCCAAGGACGACGACAGCAGCGATCAGGGTTCTGGGCTTGATGCGGTCGCCCAGAAAGGCCGCGCCCAACAGCGCGGCGATCAGTGGCGTGCAGGCGACGGCGAATAGCACGACGGACACCGGAGCGATCGCGATGCCAGTGGCGAACAACCCGGCATTGGCGGCGCTCAACAGGATCGTCGTAACGCCGCCCAACGTCATCAGCGCCGCCAGATCGCGACGCTTGGTCCGCGAAACGATGATCCACGCCAGCGCAAGCACACAGGATTGAAGCAGCCCCCGCCATGCCACCATCTGCGCGGCGTCCAAACCGGAAATCCGCATCAGCAGCGTGTCGGGCACGATCACGAGCGCGCCGATCAGCGCGATGGTGATGCCCTTGATGTCGTTGTCCTGTCTCATGCATCGGCGCTATCCCATCGGAGGCGCACGAAAAAGGCCGGATCGCGCGGTGGCGACCCGGCCCTTCGGGGAAGGTATTTGAAGAACTGTGAAGCCGAAGCGTCAGCTCGGCTGCTTCGTCGTGCGGATGTAGGGCAGCTTCTGGTCGAAATCGCCGAACTTGTCTCGCGCCTCGTCGTCAGAGACACCACCGGTGATGATGACGTCGCCGCCTTGGCTCCAACCCGCGGGCGTCGCAACCTTGTGCTTCGCCGTCAGTTGGATCGAGTCCAGCGCGCGCAGGATCTCATCGAAGTTGCGGCCCGTGGTCATCGGGTAGGTCATCGACAGCTTCACCTTCTTGTCCGGCCCGATGATGAACACCGTCCGAACTGTCGCGTTGTCGGCAGGCGTGCGGCCGTCCGTGCGCTCTTCGGAAGCGGGCAGCATATCGTAGAGCTTGGCCACTTTCATCTCGGGGTCGCCGATCATGGGGTAAGAGACCTCATTGCCGGTGAAGGTCGCGATGTCGGACTTCCATTTGTGGTGGTCTTCCACCGGATCAACAGAAACGCCGATGATCTTGGCGTTCCGCTTGGAGAATTCCTCGGCCATGCCCGCCATCATGCCCAGTTCTGTCGTGCAAACGGGCGTGAAGTCCTTGGGATGGCTGAACAGGATCGCGTAGCCGTCGCCGATCCAGTCGTGAAAGCTGATCTCGCCTTCGGTGGAATCGGCGGTGAAGTCGGGGGCGGTGTCGTTGAGGCGCAGGGCCATGGGACTCTCCTTCGGTTGTCTCTTGAGAGGACAAGTAATCACGAACGCATGGGTTCAAAGGCACCAGAACAGAAAACAGGACGGCGTTCGCCCTAATCCGCGCCACGTGGGACGCGCGTTTGCAATCGTGCGCGGACGCACAGATTTGGTTTGTGGGCGGGCGTTTCGTGGATGGCTCGCACGCTCTATCTAGCGGCTCAACATAAGGAGGATGCCATGCTGACCCAGATCAACGGATTGCACCACGTCACCACAATCGGGTCCGACCCGCGCGCCATCGACCGCTTCTGGACGGAAACGCTGGGGATGCGGCGCGTGAAGAAGACCGTGAACTTCGACGCGCCCGATGTGTACCACCTGTACTATGGCGATACGGTCGGCACGCCAGGCACAGCGATGACCTACTTCCCCTTCCCAGACGCCCGCCCCGGCAAGCGCGGCACTGGAGAGGTCGGCGAAGTGCGCTTGGCGATCCCGCACGGTGCCGCCGGGTTCTGGGCGGATCGGCTTGGAACGCAGGTCGTCGAAGATCGCTTCGGTGCGGCATCGGTGCGCACAGAAGCGCCCGATGGCGATGTGTTCGCGCTGGTCGAGGATGACGATCCGCGCACGCCATATGCCGCCACCATCGACGCCGAGAACGCGATCCGTGGCTTTCACTCCGCGACGTTGCGCGTGGCCGACGCCGCGCCCACGGTCGAGTTGCTGCGCTTCATGGGCTACACGGAACAGGCGCGCGACGGCGATACCACCCGACTGATCCGTGAAGGCGGGACGGCCAATCTGATCGACGTGGTCGCCGCGCCTGACATGCCTGCCGCCGGTCAAAGCGCCGGGTCGGTGCATCACATCGCCTTCGCCGTCGATAACCGTGCCGCGCAGAAAGAGGTGCAGACAGCGCTGGCAGAGCATGGCTTTCAGGTCACGCCGCAGATCGACCGCGACTACTTCTGGGCCATCTACTTTCGCACCCCCGGCGGCATCCTGTTCGAAGTCGCCACCAACGAGCCCGGTTTCGACGCCGATGAGCCGCGCGAGACGTTGGGTCAGGCGTTGAAGCTGCCCGACCAGCACGAGCATCTGCGGGATCGGCTTGAGAAACATCTCGTGCCGCTGGGCTAGGCGCGCTAGGACGGCAGTATGACCTATGAAGCCTTGCGCCACGACGGCAGCGCCCCGAAAATTGCGTTCACCTTCCACGGAACCGGGGCGCAGGCTGCGCAACTACACGGCGTCGCCCAGCAGTTCCTGCCCGAACATCACGTCGTCAGCCCAGAGGGTGACGTGGACGAAGGCGGTGCGGCGCGCTTTTTCCGCCGTACAGGCGAAGGCGTTTACGACATGGACGACCTTGCCGCGCGCGTCGCGGCGATGGCGAAGTTCGTTCAGGCAGAGCGCGACCGCACCGGGGCGACCCACGCCACCGGCATCGGTTACTCCAACGGCGCGAATATCCTGTGTGCCACCGCGATGGCGCATCCAGACCTGTTCGACGCGCTGGTGCTGATGCACCCGCTTATCCCTTGGCAGCCACAACCGCAGCCCAAGATGGCGATGATGCGCGTCCTGATCACCGCAGGCCAGAACGATCCGATTTGCCCGGCACCACAGACGCAGGCGCTGGCAGAGTGGTTCACCGATCAAAAGGCCGATTGCCTGCTGGCGTGGCACCCCGGCGGCCATGAGGTTCAGCAATCCGAGATCGACGCGATCCGCGACTTTCTGGTTTAGCGACTAGAATGGTACCCGCGCGTCGAAGCGATGCCATGCGCCGCCGGTCGGGTGGCGCAGCTCCAGCGTTTGTGCGTGCAGCATAAGGCGCGGGTGGGCGCGGTCGTCGCCATTGGCATATAGCGTGTCCCCAAGGATCGGGTGCCCAAGCTGCTGCATATGAACCCGCAACTGATGCGACCGGCCCGTCAGCGGACGCAGGCGCATCCGGGTCTCTGCCCCAAGGCGCTCCAGCACCTCCCAATCGGTCTGGGCGGCGCGGCCTTTCTCGTAGTTCACGTGCTGCAGGGGGCGGTTTTCCCAATCGACGCAGAGCGGCAGATCCACCTGCCCCGCGTCCTGCGCCACCACCCCGGCAACCCGCGCGACATAGGCTTTGCGTGTCACCTTCTTTTCGAATTGCAGACCCAGATGGCGTTGTGCGTTGAGGGTGCGCGCGAAGACCATCACGCCAGAGGTGTCGCGGTCCAGACGATGGACAAGCAACACGCGCGGGTCATCCGCAAGTAGCCGCGCGATTACGCAATCGGCCAGTTGCGGCCCCTTCCCCGGCACCGACAACAGCCCCGCAGGCTTGTTCACCACCAGCAGATCATCGTCCTGATGCAGGATCGGAACCGGGCCGCTGGGCGGATCGTAGTCAGGCGCGGGCAAAGGTGGCATGCACGATCCGTTCCAGAGCATCCACGTCGGCGGCATCGAACGCGTCCGGCTGATCGCTATCGATATCCAACACCGCGATCAGCTCGCCAGAGGCATCGCGCACCGGCACAACGATCTCGGACCGAGTCGAAGATGCGCAGGCGATATGGCCCGGAAAGGCGTCCACATCCGCGACAAGCTGGGTTTCGCCCGTGCGCGCGGCCGCACCGCAGACGCCCCGATCAAACGGGATCGTCAGACAGCCGTGACCGCCTTGATATGGTCCGATCTTCAACAGGTCAGGCGCGACAACACGGTAGAAGCCGGTCCAATCGCAGCGCGGGTCCGAGTGGTGCAATTCGCATGCGACGGTGGCCATCAGGGCCACGGGGTCGCTCTCTCCGTCCGTCAGCGCCGCGATGCGGTC
Protein-coding sequences here:
- a CDS encoding GAF domain-containing protein; translated protein: MALTDTALADRIAALTDGESDPVALMATVACELHHSDPRCDWTGFYRVVAPDLLKIGPYQGGHGCLTIPFDRGVCGAAARTGETQLVADVDAFPGHIACASSTRSEIVVPVRDASGELIAVLDIDSDQPDAFDAADVDALERIVHATFARA